One Vallitalea pronyensis genomic region harbors:
- the ftsX gene encoding permease-like cell division protein FtsX, whose translation MKLRTINYCFKQGVVNIFKNRLMSMASIGTIAACLFIVGIFYIVAANVENTLVEVQSNLGITVFFKEDIEESQKKAIQTLITNREEVKSIDYISPQDAWESVKEMYKGQEEYLSAWNDNNHPLMNSDNYLVKVKSIDQQDSLVKYIQTLEGVRIVKQEQDVTKILKGFNSFINYISIVLIIILIVISVFLIANTVRLGIALRKNEINIMKYIGAKDYLIKFPFIIEGMVIGAVGAMIPLAAIYFAYDYVMDLVVEKFGIVSQFIYFVGIGDIFKMLIPLSLIIGMGIGVVGSRLTIRKHLRV comes from the coding sequence ATGAAGCTTAGAACCATCAACTATTGTTTTAAACAAGGTGTTGTGAATATATTTAAAAATAGACTGATGTCCATGGCCTCCATTGGTACCATTGCAGCTTGCTTATTCATTGTAGGCATCTTTTACATCGTAGCGGCTAACGTGGAAAACACACTGGTAGAGGTTCAAAGTAATTTAGGTATAACTGTTTTCTTTAAGGAAGACATTGAAGAAAGTCAGAAAAAAGCCATACAGACTTTAATCACCAATAGAGAAGAAGTGAAATCCATCGATTACATATCACCCCAAGATGCTTGGGAGTCCGTTAAGGAAATGTATAAAGGACAAGAAGAATATTTATCCGCATGGAATGATAACAATCATCCGCTGATGAACTCCGATAACTATTTGGTGAAAGTAAAGTCCATTGATCAACAAGATAGCCTTGTGAAGTACATTCAAACTTTAGAAGGGGTTCGGATTGTCAAACAAGAACAAGATGTGACCAAGATTTTAAAAGGATTTAATAGTTTTATTAATTATATAAGCATTGTACTGATTATCATTTTGATTGTTATCTCTGTTTTCTTAATTGCGAATACCGTGCGACTGGGTATTGCTTTACGTAAAAATGAGATTAACATTATGAAATACATTGGTGCAAAAGATTACCTGATTAAGTTTCCATTTATCATTGAAGGGATGGTTATTGGAGCCGTAGGTGCCATGATACCACTGGCAGCCATTTATTTTGCCTACGACTATGTGATGGATCTTGTGGTTGAGAAATTTGGTATTGTGAGCCAGTTTATTTATTTTGTGGGTATAGGTGATATATTTAAAATGTTAATTCCATTAAGTTTAATTATCGGTATGGGGATTGGTGTTGTTGGCAGTCGTCTAACCATACGTAAACATTTAAGAGTGTAA
- a CDS encoding PucR family transcriptional regulator, protein MISNQIIQNTIEGLKTITRIDISVMDADGKILATTEEGRLEEYNFAVPDFVRSQAESQLVLGYQFFKVYDDHNVEYVVSAKGEAEDVYKIGKIASFQIQNLLVAYKERFDKDNFIKNLLLDNLLLVDIYNRSKKLHIETDVRRIVYLVETRLEKDNNALEIVRSIFPTKTKDFITAVDEKNIIIVKEITENDTNEDISKTAKVILDTLNTEAMSSVYVAMGTIVNDIKDVSRSYKEAKMALEVGKIFYVDKYIVGYNNLGIGRIIYQLPLPLCQMFIKEIFHGKSPDDFDKETITTINKFFENSLNVSETSRQLYIHRNTLVYRLDKLQKNTGLDLRVFEDAITFKIALMVVKYMKFINESEF, encoded by the coding sequence ATGATATCCAATCAAATTATTCAAAATACCATTGAAGGCTTAAAAACGATTACACGCATTGACATAAGTGTTATGGACGCTGATGGTAAGATCCTAGCAACAACAGAGGAAGGTCGTTTAGAGGAATACAATTTCGCAGTACCAGATTTTGTCCGATCACAAGCAGAGAGTCAACTGGTTCTTGGTTATCAATTTTTTAAAGTCTATGATGACCATAATGTCGAATATGTTGTATCTGCAAAAGGTGAAGCAGAAGATGTCTATAAGATTGGCAAGATAGCATCTTTCCAAATTCAAAACTTACTTGTAGCTTATAAGGAAAGATTTGATAAAGATAACTTTATTAAGAATCTATTGTTGGACAACCTGTTACTGGTGGACATCTATAACCGTTCTAAGAAATTGCATATTGAGACAGATGTTCGAAGAATCGTCTACTTAGTGGAAACAAGATTGGAAAAAGATAACAATGCTCTTGAAATTGTTCGCAGTATTTTCCCAACGAAAACAAAAGATTTTATCACCGCTGTGGATGAAAAAAATATCATTATTGTAAAAGAAATAACGGAGAATGATACAAACGAGGATATTTCTAAAACAGCGAAGGTCATCCTTGACACATTAAACACAGAGGCCATGAGCAGTGTTTATGTAGCTATGGGTACCATTGTGAACGATATTAAAGATGTATCCCGGTCATACAAAGAAGCGAAGATGGCTCTTGAAGTCGGTAAAATATTCTACGTGGATAAGTACATCGTTGGTTATAATAACCTTGGCATTGGAAGAATCATCTATCAGTTACCATTACCACTGTGCCAGATGTTTATTAAAGAAATCTTTCATGGTAAATCACCCGATGACTTTGATAAGGAAACCATTACAACCATTAATAAGTTCTTTGAAAACAGTTTGAATGTATCAGAAACGTCTAGGCAGCTATACATTCACCGAAATACATTGGTTTATCGTTTAGATAAGCTACAGAAAAATACAGGATTGGATTTACGTGTATTTGAAGATGCCATCACATTTAAAATAGCATTAATGGTGGTTAAATATATGAAGTTTATTAATGAATCTGAATTCTAA
- a CDS encoding ABC transporter ATP-binding protein, which produces MASLSLRNIKKVYSQGVTAVQDFNLEIEDKEFIIFVGPSGCGKSTTLRMIAGLEEITEGELYIGDKMVNDVEPKDRDIAMVFQNYALYPHMTVYDNMAFGLKLRKTPKAEIQKRVTEAARILDIEHLLDRKPKALSGGQRQRVAMGRAIVREPKVFLMDEPLSNLDAKLRVQMRLEISKLHQRLQTTIIYVTHDQVEAMTLGTRIVVMKDGFIMQVDTPTNLYEKPQNLFVAGFIGSPQMNLLDVKVSKNGNNVELEFASNKISVPDAKAKKLVDGGYVGKEVVMGIRPQDIHDTQIFLESSPNSIVTATVNVTEMLGSETFLYLTAESDDITARVDARSTAKPGDKVKLAIDLNRIHLFDKETEKVITN; this is translated from the coding sequence ATGGCAAGCTTATCATTAAGAAATATTAAAAAAGTTTACTCACAAGGCGTAACTGCTGTTCAAGATTTTAATTTAGAAATTGAAGATAAAGAATTTATCATCTTTGTAGGACCATCAGGTTGTGGTAAATCAACAACACTACGTATGATTGCAGGTCTTGAAGAGATTACAGAAGGCGAATTATACATTGGTGACAAAATGGTTAATGATGTTGAGCCAAAAGATAGAGATATTGCCATGGTATTCCAAAACTATGCATTATATCCTCATATGACCGTATATGATAATATGGCCTTTGGTCTTAAACTAAGAAAAACACCTAAAGCAGAAATTCAAAAAAGAGTAACGGAAGCTGCTAGAATATTAGATATCGAGCATTTATTAGATCGTAAGCCAAAAGCTTTATCTGGTGGACAAAGACAGCGTGTTGCTATGGGTCGTGCAATCGTTCGTGAGCCAAAAGTATTCTTAATGGATGAACCACTTTCAAACCTAGATGCAAAGCTTAGGGTTCAGATGCGACTTGAGATTTCAAAATTACATCAAAGATTACAAACAACTATTATCTACGTTACACATGACCAGGTAGAGGCCATGACATTAGGTACACGTATCGTTGTTATGAAAGATGGTTTCATCATGCAAGTAGATACACCAACCAATCTATACGAAAAGCCTCAAAACTTATTCGTTGCTGGATTTATTGGTTCACCTCAGATGAATCTTCTAGATGTAAAAGTATCTAAAAATGGTAATAACGTAGAATTAGAATTTGCATCCAATAAAATCAGTGTACCAGACGCTAAAGCTAAGAAATTAGTAGATGGTGGTTATGTAGGTAAGGAAGTTGTTATGGGTATTCGTCCTCAAGACATTCATGATACGCAAATTTTCTTAGAGTCATCACCTAACAGTATTGTTACAGCTACCGTTAATGTAACAGAAATGCTTGGATCAGAGACATTCTTATATTTAACAGCAGAATCAGATGATATCACTGCTCGTGTAGATGCTCGTTCAACAGCAAAACCAGGTGACAAAGTGAAATTAGCCATTGACTTAAACAGAATCCACCTCTTTGATAAAGAAACAGAAAAAGTTATCACAAACTAG
- a CDS encoding murein hydrolase activator EnvC family protein, with product MKKLIRYGVVFILFIMLTVNSVATSLEQQLKDLEDNKKNTEDSINEGKDAVKDLQSTIDKVVARMHELDKQINTYETNIKEVQQDIALKGEEIDQALLELDEAKQKEQAYFEQTAERIKIMYEYGNTAYMEALIASKNLSEFFNRVEYVNAMMQYDNNMLQDLEAIKNDIVAKEEKLAAEEESLIALRDDLDMKKKEVEELQANKEREMIKLDNERETVLARLQALEDEEKKILASIKNVKSKMVYDGGMMKWPFNNNYFITSHFGPRTHPKTRKPSFHTGFDIRASTGTSVKAIYKGEVIFAQYMKVWGNYIVVDHGGGYISTYAHNATMLVKKGDKVKTGEIIAKSGSTGWSTGPHLHLGIKKNGEWVDPDKILKKK from the coding sequence ATGAAAAAATTAATACGTTATGGCGTGGTGTTTATATTATTCATCATGCTCACCGTGAATAGCGTTGCAACCTCATTGGAACAACAGTTAAAGGATTTAGAAGATAATAAGAAAAACACAGAAGACAGTATTAATGAAGGTAAAGATGCAGTAAAAGATTTACAAAGCACCATTGATAAAGTGGTGGCACGTATGCATGAGTTGGACAAGCAGATTAATACATATGAAACCAATATCAAGGAAGTCCAACAGGACATTGCCTTAAAAGGTGAGGAAATTGACCAAGCCTTATTGGAATTGGATGAAGCCAAGCAAAAAGAACAGGCCTATTTTGAACAAACAGCAGAGCGCATTAAAATCATGTATGAGTATGGGAACACAGCTTACATGGAAGCCTTAATTGCCTCTAAGAATCTCAGTGAATTTTTTAATCGGGTGGAGTATGTGAATGCCATGATGCAATATGACAACAACATGCTTCAGGACCTGGAAGCCATAAAAAATGACATTGTTGCAAAAGAAGAAAAACTAGCTGCTGAAGAAGAAAGTCTTATTGCTTTACGAGACGACCTTGATATGAAGAAGAAAGAAGTAGAAGAGTTACAAGCCAACAAAGAAAGAGAAATGATTAAACTAGATAATGAGCGAGAAACCGTTCTGGCAAGGTTACAAGCTCTTGAAGATGAAGAAAAGAAAATTTTAGCATCCATCAAAAATGTTAAGAGTAAGATGGTATACGATGGTGGTATGATGAAATGGCCTTTTAACAACAATTATTTTATAACATCCCATTTTGGTCCCAGGACACATCCTAAGACAAGGAAACCCTCGTTTCATACAGGATTTGATATAAGAGCTAGTACAGGTACATCTGTAAAAGCCATTTATAAAGGTGAAGTGATTTTTGCACAATATATGAAAGTATGGGGCAATTATATCGTTGTGGACCATGGTGGAGGCTACATAAGTACGTATGCTCATAATGCGACGATGTTGGTTAAAAAAGGTGACAAAGTGAAAACCGGTGAAATCATTGCTAAGTCCGGTAGTACAGGCTGGTCAACAGGTCCTCACTTACATTTAGGGATCAAGAAAAATGGTGAATGGGTAGACCCGGACAAAATTTTGAAGAAAAAATAA
- a CDS encoding YitT family protein: MELTSKRKPFMDYIIIMIGTTLLAAGLNMFFVPLNLVTGGVTGLAIIIKELTTGIVPGGVELWITNLIINIPLFLLAVAIKGKGFGGRSLFATVFLSIALIYTGKLPVATNDMLLGCVFGGVLAGAGLGLVFSAYSTTGGTDLAASIIQNYMKHISVAQIMFFLDAVIITAGYFIFGIEKAMYAIVAVFITAKVVDAMLEGIHFSKAAFIISGHNEEIAKEIMAKLERGVTGLNGNGKFSKESKEVLLCVVSKKEIVRLKEITRDIDKKAFVIVADVREVVGEGFIEYN, encoded by the coding sequence ATGGAATTAACAAGTAAGCGAAAGCCCTTTATGGATTATATCATCATTATGATCGGAACAACCTTGTTGGCTGCAGGACTTAACATGTTCTTTGTACCACTTAATTTAGTAACAGGTGGTGTAACGGGTTTAGCGATTATTATCAAAGAACTCACAACGGGTATTGTACCAGGTGGTGTGGAACTATGGATTACCAACCTGATTATTAACATACCCCTATTCTTATTAGCCGTTGCTATAAAAGGAAAAGGTTTTGGAGGTAGAAGTTTATTTGCTACAGTCTTTTTGTCCATTGCTTTAATCTATACAGGTAAGTTGCCTGTGGCTACCAATGATATGCTGTTAGGCTGTGTGTTTGGTGGTGTGTTAGCGGGAGCAGGACTTGGGCTGGTTTTTTCTGCTTATTCCACGACGGGTGGTACGGATCTAGCTGCAAGTATTATTCAGAACTATATGAAACACATATCCGTTGCTCAGATCATGTTTTTCTTAGATGCAGTTATTATTACGGCAGGTTATTTTATATTTGGTATAGAAAAAGCCATGTATGCCATCGTAGCTGTCTTTATTACAGCCAAAGTGGTGGATGCCATGCTGGAAGGTATCCATTTCTCCAAGGCAGCATTCATTATATCTGGGCATAACGAAGAAATAGCCAAAGAAATCATGGCAAAATTGGAACGTGGTGTCACAGGGCTGAATGGAAATGGTAAATTTTCCAAAGAGAGTAAAGAAGTGCTGCTCTGTGTCGTATCTAAAAAAGAAATTGTTCGCTTAAAAGAAATTACCCGTGATATTGACAAAAAGGCTTTTGTGATTGTAGCTGATGTAAGAGAAGTGGTCGGGGAAGGGTTCATTGAATACAATTAA
- the ftsE gene encoding cell division ATP-binding protein FtsE, translating to MIRLENMTKIYPNGVTALNNVSLQIQKGEFVFVVGNSGSGKTTLIKLLMKELQPSEGKIIIDNKDITRLKKRYVPILRRNIGVVFQDFRLLDKMSVYDNVAFALKVTEEPNKKIRRMVPTVLSMVGLSKKAKMYPKEISGGEKQRTALARAIVNNPPILIADEPTGNLDPSNSWEIMKLLTEINMRGTTVVVVTHDKEMVNAMKKRVVTLKNGSIVRDVQRGDYGDEA from the coding sequence TTGATTCGTCTAGAAAACATGACAAAGATTTACCCCAATGGGGTAACGGCTTTGAATAATGTATCGCTTCAAATACAAAAGGGAGAGTTCGTTTTTGTTGTCGGTAACAGTGGTTCAGGTAAAACCACCCTCATTAAGTTATTAATGAAGGAATTACAGCCGTCAGAAGGCAAAATCATCATTGATAATAAAGACATCACCCGATTAAAAAAACGTTATGTTCCCATATTGAGAAGAAATATAGGGGTTGTATTTCAGGACTTTCGATTACTGGATAAGATGAGTGTGTATGACAATGTTGCATTTGCACTAAAAGTGACAGAAGAACCTAATAAAAAAATAAGGCGCATGGTACCCACCGTATTGTCCATGGTAGGCTTATCCAAGAAAGCGAAAATGTATCCTAAGGAAATATCAGGTGGTGAAAAGCAAAGGACGGCTTTAGCCAGAGCCATTGTGAATAACCCGCCCATTTTAATTGCAGATGAACCCACAGGGAATCTTGATCCCAGTAATTCGTGGGAAATCATGAAATTACTGACAGAGATTAACATGCGAGGTACAACCGTTGTGGTGGTGACCCATGATAAAGAAATGGTCAATGCCATGAAAAAACGCGTAGTAACGCTTAAGAATGGTAGTATTGTAAGAGATGTGCAAAGGGGAGACTACGGAGATGAAGCTTAG
- the uvrB gene encoding excinuclease ABC subunit UvrB yields MSAFEIVSEFQPTGDQPQAIKELAEGFKQGNTFETLLGVTGSGKTFSMAHIIKQLNKPTLIMAHNKTLAAQLYSEFKEFFPNNAVEYFVSYYDYYQPEAYVPHTDTFIEKDSSINEEIDKLRHSATAALAERKDVIIVASVSCIYGLGSPIDYQNMVLSLRPGMIKDRDDILRKLVDIQYMRNDMNFTRGTFRVRGDVVEIFPATSSDRAVRVELFGDEIERLTEINVITGEILGYIDHIAIFPASHYVIASDKIEKAIQAIDEEKTQVVKAFRDQDKLLEAQRIAQRTNYDIEMIRETGFCSGIENYSRHLTGLEPGAPPHTLFDYFPDDFLLIIDESHRTVPQIRGMYAGDQSRKSTLVEFGFRLPSAKDNRPLNFTEFENKLNQVLFVSATPGPYEYEHKQVMAEQIIRPTGLLDPPIEVKPIKGQIDDLIYNVQKEIQKNSKVLITTLTKRMAEDLTDYMKESGIRVRYLHSDIDTLERIEIVRDLRMNVFDVLIGINLLREGLDIPEITLVAILDADKEGFLRSETALIQTIGRAARNDQGRVIMYADNMTDSMDRAISETNRRRGIQEAYNKEHGITPQTINKPVRDIISITKVAEDEATYELSKDPESMSREELEKAVLKCSKDMKQAAADLQFERAAQLRDELYQLKKQLEEL; encoded by the coding sequence ATGTCAGCATTTGAAATAGTATCAGAATTTCAACCTACAGGTGATCAGCCTCAAGCCATCAAAGAATTGGCAGAGGGCTTTAAGCAAGGTAATACATTTGAAACGTTGCTGGGTGTAACAGGTTCAGGTAAGACCTTCAGTATGGCACATATCATAAAACAATTAAACAAGCCCACGCTTATCATGGCCCATAACAAAACATTAGCTGCCCAGCTTTATAGTGAATTTAAAGAGTTTTTCCCAAACAATGCTGTGGAGTATTTTGTCAGCTATTATGATTACTATCAGCCAGAAGCATATGTCCCTCATACGGATACTTTTATAGAAAAAGATTCCTCCATTAACGAGGAAATTGATAAATTAAGACACTCCGCCACAGCGGCATTAGCTGAGCGTAAGGATGTCATCATCGTGGCCAGTGTATCTTGTATCTATGGTCTTGGTAGTCCCATTGATTATCAGAACATGGTATTATCTTTGCGCCCTGGTATGATCAAAGATCGAGATGACATACTACGGAAATTAGTGGATATACAGTACATGCGTAATGATATGAATTTTACACGAGGCACTTTTCGGGTTAGAGGTGATGTGGTTGAGATTTTCCCCGCTACATCTTCGGATAGAGCAGTGCGTGTTGAATTATTTGGTGATGAGATTGAACGCTTAACAGAAATCAATGTGATTACAGGTGAAATTCTAGGCTACATTGACCATATTGCTATATTTCCAGCATCACATTATGTGATTGCATCTGACAAAATAGAGAAGGCCATTCAGGCTATTGATGAAGAAAAAACACAAGTAGTCAAAGCATTTCGTGATCAAGACAAGCTGCTAGAAGCGCAACGTATTGCACAACGGACCAATTATGATATTGAAATGATTCGTGAAACAGGCTTCTGTTCAGGTATAGAGAACTATTCTAGACATTTGACTGGATTAGAACCAGGAGCACCACCCCATACGTTATTTGATTACTTTCCAGATGATTTTTTACTTATTATTGATGAATCCCATAGGACAGTACCACAGATAAGAGGCATGTACGCAGGGGATCAATCCAGGAAATCTACCCTTGTGGAATTTGGATTCCGCTTACCGTCAGCTAAGGATAACCGACCTCTTAATTTTACCGAATTCGAGAATAAGTTAAATCAAGTGCTCTTTGTATCCGCTACACCTGGTCCTTATGAATATGAGCACAAACAGGTCATGGCAGAACAGATTATTCGTCCCACAGGGTTACTGGACCCGCCCATTGAAGTGAAGCCTATCAAAGGGCAGATTGATGATCTTATTTATAATGTACAGAAAGAAATCCAGAAGAACAGCAAAGTATTGATCACCACACTCACCAAGCGTATGGCTGAAGATTTGACAGATTATATGAAAGAATCAGGTATACGGGTCAGGTATCTTCATTCGGATATTGATACCTTGGAACGTATTGAGATCGTACGTGATTTACGTATGAATGTATTTGATGTACTCATTGGCATCAACCTTCTACGTGAAGGATTAGATATACCGGAGATTACGCTAGTAGCCATCTTAGACGCTGATAAAGAAGGTTTCCTGCGTTCTGAAACAGCTCTTATTCAGACCATCGGGCGAGCAGCTCGTAATGATCAGGGGCGTGTTATTATGTATGCGGATAACATGACAGACAGTATGGACCGTGCCATATCCGAAACAAACCGAAGAAGAGGTATTCAAGAAGCCTATAATAAGGAGCATGGTATCACACCACAGACCATCAACAAGCCTGTAAGAGATATCATCAGTATCACCAAGGTAGCAGAAGATGAAGCCACCTATGAATTAAGTAAAGATCCCGAATCCATGAGCAGAGAAGAATTAGAGAAAGCTGTACTAAAATGCTCAAAAGATATGAAACAAGCTGCTGCAGATTTACAATTTGAACGAGCTGCTCAGTTAAGAGATGAATTATACCAGTTAAAAAAACAGCTGGAAGAATTATAA
- a CDS encoding S41 family peptidase: protein MAEKKKFIYGLIVGIVIVLIFDIIYLGAGPLIRKIEDDNGIQVVEEGYESPNSKINDIIRYIDDKYYLEDYDKEQLKANAYRGLIETLDDRYSGYFTKDQYASFIESSTGEYQGIGAAVNFNEETKDIMIVSPFIGSPAEKAGLLPGDIIKKVDGEDIKGLSLEEVVQNKIRGKKDTKVVLTIYRPEIVENAEGELEIKDTDVKEEDFIDIEIIRDVISEPTVSYDMLDNNMGYIRVTGFEEVTYQQFKEALVDLESQMLEGLIIDLRNNPGGLLNIVIDMADELLPEGLIVYTEDKEGNRQVAYSDNKHQFNKPLVVLVNENSASASEILAGAVKDSGTGTLVGTTTFGKGLVQRVFPLEDGSAIKLTIAKYFTPSGDYIHDKGITPDIEAELPEEWQKYLTVPREEDTQLDKAIQVLGEKIKENKAIADKE, encoded by the coding sequence ATGGCTGAAAAGAAAAAGTTTATATATGGTTTGATTGTCGGTATTGTCATTGTCCTTATTTTTGACATTATTTATTTAGGCGCAGGACCCTTAATTAGAAAAATTGAAGATGATAATGGGATACAAGTTGTGGAAGAAGGTTATGAGTCACCTAATTCCAAAATCAACGATATTATCCGTTATATTGATGATAAATATTATCTGGAAGATTACGACAAAGAGCAGTTAAAAGCAAATGCATATCGAGGTTTAATTGAAACCCTTGATGATCGGTACAGTGGTTATTTTACCAAAGACCAATACGCATCTTTTATTGAAAGCAGTACCGGTGAGTACCAAGGTATAGGTGCTGCTGTTAATTTTAATGAAGAAACCAAGGACATTATGATTGTGTCACCTTTTATTGGTTCGCCTGCTGAAAAAGCCGGGTTATTACCTGGTGACATCATTAAAAAAGTCGATGGTGAAGATATTAAGGGATTATCCCTTGAAGAAGTCGTTCAAAATAAAATTCGAGGTAAAAAAGATACCAAAGTGGTCTTAACCATTTATCGACCAGAGATTGTGGAAAATGCTGAAGGTGAACTGGAGATAAAAGACACAGACGTAAAAGAAGAAGATTTCATAGACATTGAGATTATTCGGGATGTTATTTCAGAGCCAACGGTATCTTATGACATGTTAGACAATAACATGGGATACATCCGTGTCACAGGTTTTGAGGAAGTAACCTATCAGCAATTCAAAGAGGCTTTAGTGGACTTGGAAAGCCAAATGTTAGAAGGTCTTATTATTGACTTACGTAATAATCCAGGTGGTCTTCTTAACATTGTCATTGACATGGCAGATGAATTATTACCAGAAGGTCTTATTGTCTATACAGAAGATAAAGAAGGTAACCGACAAGTAGCCTATTCCGATAATAAGCATCAATTTAATAAACCACTGGTGGTATTGGTTAATGAAAACAGTGCCAGTGCATCAGAGATTCTTGCTGGAGCTGTAAAGGATAGTGGAACGGGAACACTTGTTGGTACAACAACTTTTGGAAAAGGCCTTGTACAAAGGGTTTTTCCTCTAGAAGATGGGTCAGCTATTAAACTAACCATTGCCAAATACTTTACACCAAGTGGTGATTATATCCATGATAAAGGGATTACACCAGATATAGAGGCAGAGCTGCCAGAAGAATGGCAGAAATATCTTACCGTACCAAGGGAAGAAGATACCCAATTAGATAAAGCCATTCAGGTACTGGGAGAAAAAATTAAAGAAAACAAAGCAATAGCAGACAAAGAATAA
- a CDS encoding PDZ domain-containing protein, whose product MNALLEIIHITLVSLSRAILNFSFVFVIWIIYMLIKKYKNINIYNFDHSKTVINALVESILQGIIIGSIGSLIIAVIGLPMNLTYYLIFLLPLAFGLALINIRYLCFSYAASVMGVLSMIFRGQQIFGITLPNININISGLLALVGILHLMEAILIYFVGADDAIPIVSKKDDQIMVGHLMQKYWPLPIAMLVLSAGSVASSEVVEMPNWWPLLKDVPSGMSTYFYGLMPFVGALGYSSTTYCEEPKKRCKKTAVKLLFYSLILIVLAILSVNYMALQVIGLILMAGMHEGLILYEQHIENTHAPLYTLPEKGVRIMSVIADGPADQMGMKLGDIITKVNDIEVLNTRQFRAILKNEYTFLWIEVQHINGDMETFEFKAYPDGIRDLQVRLIPENPRIIYRHQSVQKIGLFHIIKNRFRK is encoded by the coding sequence ATGAATGCCTTATTAGAAATCATCCATATAACGTTGGTGTCACTATCACGAGCCATACTTAACTTTTCTTTTGTCTTCGTGATTTGGATTATTTATATGCTCATTAAGAAATATAAAAATATCAATATCTATAACTTCGATCATTCGAAAACAGTCATTAATGCCCTTGTAGAATCTATTCTACAAGGCATTATTATAGGTAGCATAGGGAGCCTGATTATTGCGGTCATTGGGCTCCCTATGAATCTTACATACTATCTGATCTTTCTGTTACCACTAGCCTTTGGTTTGGCACTTATCAACATACGGTATCTGTGTTTTTCTTACGCCGCTTCTGTCATGGGTGTTTTATCTATGATTTTCAGGGGACAGCAGATATTTGGCATTACCTTACCCAATATCAACATCAATATCAGCGGGCTTCTAGCACTGGTTGGCATCTTGCACTTGATGGAAGCCATTCTCATCTATTTTGTAGGAGCAGACGATGCCATTCCCATTGTGTCCAAAAAAGATGATCAGATTATGGTTGGTCATCTCATGCAAAAGTACTGGCCCCTTCCCATAGCCATGCTTGTCCTGTCAGCTGGTAGTGTAGCCAGCTCAGAAGTGGTGGAGATGCCTAATTGGTGGCCGTTGTTAAAAGACGTACCTAGCGGTATGAGTACATATTTCTATGGGTTGATGCCTTTTGTAGGGGCTCTTGGATACAGCAGTACCACATACTGTGAGGAACCAAAAAAACGGTGTAAGAAAACAGCTGTCAAGTTGTTGTTTTATAGCCTTATACTGATTGTATTAGCCATATTATCGGTGAATTATATGGCCCTTCAAGTCATCGGTCTTATCTTAATGGCAGGCATGCATGAAGGTTTAATTTTATATGAGCAACACATTGAAAACACCCATGCACCCCTCTATACCTTACCTGAAAAAGGTGTAAGGATTATGAGTGTCATTGCAGATGGTCCAGCGGACCAGATGGGTATGAAATTAGGGGACATCATTACCAAAGTGAATGATATTGAAGTGCTCAATACAAGACAGTTTCGAGCTATTCTGAAAAATGAATATACGTTTTTGTGGATTGAAGTCCAACATATAAACGGCGATATGGAAACCTTCGAGTTTAAAGCCTATCCCGATGGTATCCGTGATTTACAGGTTAGACTTATACCAGAGAACCCTAGAATTATCTACCGTCATCAAAGTGTACAGAAAATAGGGTTGTTTCATATAATAAAAAACCGTTTTCGAAAATAA